A stretch of Amycolatopsis balhimycina FH 1894 DNA encodes these proteins:
- a CDS encoding non-ribosomal peptide synthetase — protein sequence MRQASLAQNGIWFTERAVGAGSAYHIPLSVVLRGDLDADALAAACGDVVTRHPLLACGLSESDGVLTLVEQDPPVLERAAGNRRELITRPFGDGPLSRFILFEGQELLIVVHHLVFDGASKDVLLRDLAACYNARVAGTEPQLPAAPPDYQEHVEGETERVAAALEQAKAFWATRPLPADVVLPGLDGPPDTRDGAFVKLTLPAGLRESARDLGLSQFELLLAAIQALLFRYGNARPSVAIDLSTRTPRHRHAVGVFVNELPIALEADAAMPFRTFGEGVRAELRELYRHWEVPLARAVSGVRPATALAPVSLSYRDRATAPEFTGLESTVDWTEFAFAARNALHFQVVAGDGEPTLILQYSSRRIGHADVTRIGEHLRTLLDAVVSAPDTPLGELPVLGEAELANVLTAWNDTAADFPETTLTAMIEAQAARTPDAVAVTFDGAELSYADLDARANGIARLLRDQGVGPDDVVAICAERSPELVVGLLAVLKAGAAYLPLDPGYPAERLAFMLSDAAPAAILTQRRLLDELPPLERKPIQLDDVVRGERLEPVAGPGNAAYVIYTSGSTGRPKGVVTDHHAIVNRLHWMQKTYGLGADDAVLQKTPVSFDVSVWELFWPLITGARLTLAKPDGHKDAAYLQSLIADGVTTVHFVPSMLEVFLAEEDTGAPALRRVLCSGEELPADLARRFTGRFPGVELHNLYGPTEAAIDVSHWHCRPDLLEGLTRVPIGRPIDNIRLYVLDADRRLVPPGTPGELHIGGAGVARGYLNRPELTAERFVPDPFEPDARLYRTGDLARHRPDGTLEFLGRIDTQVKIRGQRVELGEIEAALRGSDVRDAVVALREDRPGDQRLVAYLVGATPRPEELKDRLKRILPDYMVPSAYVTLDAFPLTPNGKLDRKTLPAPTPSTADSGGTEPRTDVEKLMAQLWQEVLGLDRVGIDDDFFDLGGHSLMATKVVSRLRRRLPEGSPGITVMDVFAEPTIRELAAMIETPDAQNRAGKRLYELTRPIPGHERLLTYVGVPYAGTSAVVFQPLADALPPGCTLFAVALPGHDPGVVEESLPLEEIAQECVGEILERVTGPLVLYSHCLGSALTTEIARRLEAAGREIDAIYVAANFPFALPVRGALGKLGQLTKVKRLRSDRSWANWLRGMGADLEGLPPEEIQLIVKLMREDGANAEDYFSALLDTGAAKLRAPIISVVGERDPITEYYQERYREWQIVTRKTALVVLDEAGHYFLRFRPEELAEIITSVHPALSAGTTDELTHEARGEDASWWFAEVSEAPDDMPPPRTPQPSLGRFLTVAAGQLVSITGSQLTEYAIPLWIYLTTGSLTSYATSWIFGMLGLFLAPVAGAIVDRCDRRKVMLAADCASGVIQGVFALVYFTGGLKIWQIWIGLGLLSVALVFQRLAYQSAVPQLVPKHFLGHANGVVQLSTGVGQFIAPLLAAAAISLFSLGGILVFDLVSFAVAVAVVAAVRFPRSMPHKHRESLGREIVNGWRYSVGNRYIRGMVAYMGLLNIFLSAVILLIFPLVLSFGSLSTVATVSFLGGIGAALGGLAMSMWGGPGRRRMRGMLTAGVAMGACGAFAGLYAGVAVVATGLAGMFFCVALVNGIHATIVQVKVPQRYHGRVFALDQMIAWSTIPLGLIVVAPLVIGLFEPLLMPGGGLAASVGAVLGTGPGRGIGFSYVVLGLLIIALGLAALRTRVLSRFDQDMPDALPDDVVGIQALRERRQKERVDD from the coding sequence ATGAGGCAGGCATCGCTGGCCCAGAACGGGATCTGGTTCACCGAGCGCGCGGTCGGCGCGGGGTCGGCGTACCACATCCCGCTGTCCGTCGTCTTGCGCGGCGACCTCGACGCGGACGCACTGGCCGCGGCGTGCGGCGACGTCGTCACGCGCCACCCCCTGCTCGCGTGTGGACTGTCCGAAAGCGACGGTGTGCTCACGCTCGTCGAGCAGGATCCGCCGGTCCTGGAACGAGCGGCGGGTAACCGGCGCGAGCTGATCACGCGGCCGTTCGGCGACGGGCCCCTGTCCAGATTCATCCTGTTCGAGGGGCAGGAATTGCTGATCGTCGTGCACCACCTGGTGTTCGACGGCGCATCGAAGGACGTCCTGCTGCGCGACCTCGCGGCCTGCTACAACGCCCGCGTCGCCGGGACCGAGCCGCAACTCCCGGCCGCTCCCCCGGACTACCAGGAGCACGTCGAGGGCGAGACCGAACGGGTCGCCGCCGCCCTCGAGCAGGCCAAGGCGTTCTGGGCGACGCGGCCGCTCCCGGCGGACGTCGTGCTGCCCGGGCTCGACGGCCCGCCGGACACCCGTGACGGCGCGTTCGTCAAGCTGACCCTGCCCGCCGGGCTGCGGGAGTCGGCGCGCGACCTCGGGCTGTCACAGTTCGAGCTGCTGCTCGCCGCGATCCAGGCGCTGCTGTTCCGCTACGGCAATGCGCGGCCTTCGGTGGCGATCGACCTTTCGACCCGCACACCGCGGCACCGGCACGCCGTCGGCGTGTTCGTCAACGAGCTCCCGATCGCCCTGGAAGCCGACGCGGCCATGCCGTTCCGGACGTTCGGCGAAGGAGTACGGGCCGAACTCCGTGAGCTGTACCGGCACTGGGAAGTGCCACTCGCGCGGGCGGTCTCGGGCGTCCGGCCCGCGACCGCGCTCGCGCCGGTGTCGCTGAGCTACCGCGACCGGGCGACCGCGCCGGAGTTCACCGGCCTGGAGTCCACCGTGGACTGGACGGAGTTCGCGTTCGCCGCGCGCAACGCGCTGCACTTCCAGGTCGTCGCCGGGGACGGCGAGCCCACGCTGATCCTGCAGTACAGCAGCCGCCGGATCGGCCACGCCGACGTCACCCGCATCGGCGAGCACCTGCGCACGCTGCTGGACGCCGTCGTCAGCGCGCCGGACACCCCGCTCGGCGAGCTGCCGGTGCTCGGCGAGGCCGAACTGGCGAACGTCCTGACCGCGTGGAACGACACCGCCGCCGACTTCCCCGAGACCACGCTGACCGCGATGATCGAGGCGCAGGCGGCCAGGACTCCGGACGCGGTGGCGGTCACCTTCGACGGCGCCGAACTGTCCTATGCGGACCTCGACGCCCGCGCCAACGGCATCGCCCGGCTGCTGCGGGACCAGGGTGTCGGCCCCGACGACGTCGTCGCGATCTGCGCCGAACGCTCACCCGAGCTGGTCGTCGGGCTCCTCGCGGTCCTCAAGGCCGGGGCGGCCTACCTGCCGCTGGATCCCGGATACCCGGCGGAGCGGCTCGCGTTCATGCTCTCCGATGCCGCCCCGGCCGCGATCCTCACCCAGCGCCGCCTGCTCGACGAGCTGCCGCCGCTGGAACGCAAACCGATCCAGCTCGACGACGTCGTTCGCGGCGAGCGGCTGGAACCTGTTGCGGGGCCCGGCAATGCGGCCTACGTCATCTACACCTCGGGCTCGACCGGCCGGCCGAAGGGCGTGGTCACCGACCATCACGCGATCGTCAACCGGCTGCACTGGATGCAGAAGACCTACGGGCTCGGCGCCGACGACGCGGTGCTGCAGAAGACCCCGGTGAGCTTCGACGTCTCGGTGTGGGAACTGTTCTGGCCGCTGATCACCGGCGCCCGGCTGACGCTCGCCAAGCCGGACGGGCACAAGGACGCCGCCTATCTCCAAAGCCTGATCGCCGACGGCGTCACGACTGTCCACTTCGTACCGTCCATGCTGGAGGTGTTCCTCGCCGAAGAGGACACCGGCGCCCCGGCTCTGCGCCGGGTGCTCTGCAGCGGCGAGGAACTGCCCGCCGACCTCGCGCGCCGGTTCACCGGCCGCTTCCCCGGCGTCGAGCTGCACAACCTGTACGGCCCGACCGAGGCGGCCATCGACGTCAGCCACTGGCACTGCCGGCCGGACCTCCTCGAAGGGCTGACGCGGGTGCCGATCGGGCGGCCCATCGACAACATCCGGCTGTACGTCCTCGACGCGGACCGGCGGCTCGTTCCGCCGGGGACGCCCGGTGAGCTGCACATCGGCGGCGCCGGCGTCGCGCGCGGCTACCTGAACCGGCCCGAGCTGACCGCCGAGCGGTTCGTGCCAGACCCCTTCGAGCCCGACGCACGCCTCTACCGGACCGGCGACCTGGCGCGCCACCGGCCCGACGGCACCCTCGAGTTCCTCGGCCGGATCGACACGCAGGTCAAGATCCGCGGCCAGCGGGTCGAACTGGGCGAGATCGAGGCCGCCCTGCGCGGCAGTGATGTGCGCGACGCCGTCGTGGCACTGCGCGAGGACCGTCCCGGCGACCAGCGCCTGGTCGCCTACCTCGTGGGCGCGACACCACGGCCCGAGGAGCTGAAGGACCGGCTGAAGCGCATCCTGCCCGACTACATGGTGCCCAGCGCCTACGTCACGCTCGACGCGTTTCCCCTCACCCCGAACGGAAAACTCGACCGGAAGACACTTCCCGCGCCGACACCGTCCACTGCGGACTCGGGCGGCACCGAGCCGCGCACGGACGTCGAGAAGCTGATGGCGCAGCTGTGGCAGGAAGTGCTGGGCCTGGACCGGGTCGGCATCGACGACGACTTCTTCGACCTCGGCGGGCATTCCCTGATGGCCACCAAAGTAGTCTCGCGGCTGCGCCGCCGGCTGCCCGAGGGCTCGCCCGGCATCACGGTGATGGACGTCTTCGCCGAGCCGACGATCCGCGAGCTGGCCGCGATGATCGAGACACCGGACGCGCAAAACCGCGCGGGCAAACGGCTCTACGAGCTGACCCGGCCGATTCCCGGGCACGAACGACTCCTCACCTACGTCGGCGTGCCGTACGCGGGCACCAGCGCGGTCGTCTTCCAGCCCCTGGCCGACGCGCTGCCGCCCGGGTGCACGCTGTTCGCCGTGGCGTTGCCGGGTCACGACCCCGGCGTCGTCGAGGAATCGCTGCCCCTGGAGGAGATCGCGCAGGAATGCGTCGGCGAGATCCTCGAGCGGGTCACCGGTCCGCTCGTGCTCTACAGCCACTGCCTCGGCAGCGCGCTGACCACCGAGATCGCGCGACGGCTGGAAGCGGCCGGGCGGGAGATCGACGCGATCTACGTCGCCGCGAACTTCCCGTTCGCGCTGCCGGTACGGGGCGCGCTCGGCAAGCTGGGACAGCTGACCAAGGTGAAGCGGCTGCGCAGCGACCGGTCGTGGGCGAACTGGCTGCGTGGCATGGGCGCCGACCTCGAAGGCCTGCCGCCCGAAGAGATCCAGCTGATCGTCAAGCTGATGCGCGAGGACGGCGCGAACGCGGAGGACTACTTCTCCGCGCTGCTCGACACCGGCGCCGCGAAGCTGCGCGCGCCGATCATCTCGGTGGTCGGCGAGCGCGACCCGATCACCGAGTACTACCAGGAACGCTACCGGGAGTGGCAGATCGTCACCCGGAAGACGGCGCTGGTCGTGCTCGACGAGGCCGGGCACTACTTCCTGCGGTTCCGTCCCGAAGAACTCGCCGAGATCATCACCTCCGTGCACCCGGCCCTGTCCGCCGGGACCACGGACGAGCTGACGCACGAGGCCCGCGGCGAGGACGCGAGCTGGTGGTTCGCCGAAGTCTCCGAAGCACCCGACGACATGCCACCACCACGAACGCCACAGCCGAGCCTGGGCCGGTTCCTGACGGTCGCGGCCGGGCAGCTCGTGTCGATCACCGGCTCGCAGCTGACCGAGTACGCGATCCCGCTGTGGATCTACCTCACCACCGGATCGCTGACGTCGTACGCGACGTCGTGGATCTTCGGCATGCTCGGGCTCTTCCTGGCGCCGGTCGCCGGGGCGATCGTGGACCGCTGCGACCGGCGGAAGGTGATGCTGGCCGCCGACTGCGCGTCCGGCGTCATCCAGGGTGTGTTCGCGCTGGTCTACTTCACCGGCGGCCTGAAGATCTGGCAGATCTGGATCGGGCTCGGATTGTTGTCGGTGGCGCTGGTCTTCCAGCGGCTGGCGTACCAGTCCGCGGTGCCCCAGCTGGTGCCGAAGCACTTCCTCGGCCACGCCAACGGCGTCGTGCAGCTCTCGACCGGCGTCGGCCAGTTCATCGCGCCGCTGCTCGCCGCGGCTGCGATCTCGCTGTTCAGCCTCGGCGGGATCCTGGTGTTCGACCTGGTCAGCTTCGCGGTCGCGGTCGCCGTCGTCGCCGCGGTGCGGTTCCCGCGGTCGATGCCGCACAAGCACCGCGAATCGCTCGGCCGCGAGATCGTCAACGGCTGGCGCTATTCGGTCGGCAACCGCTACATCCGCGGCATGGTCGCCTACATGGGGCTGCTCAACATCTTCCTGTCCGCGGTGATCCTGCTGATCTTCCCGCTGGTGCTGTCCTTCGGTTCGCTGTCCACCGTGGCCACGGTGTCGTTCCTCGGCGGGATCGGTGCCGCGCTCGGCGGGCTGGCGATGTCGATGTGGGGCGGGCCGGGGCGGCGGCGGATGCGCGGGATGCTGACCGCCGGCGTCGCGATGGGCGCCTGCGGCGCGTTCGCCGGGCTGTACGCGGGCGTCGCCGTCGTCGCGACCGGGCTGGCCGGGATGTTCTTCTGCGTGGCGCTGGTCAACGGCATCCACGCGACGATCGTGCAGGTCAAGGTGCCGCAGCGGTACCACGGCCGGGTGTTCGCGCTGGACCAGATGATCGCGTGGTCGACCATCCCGCTCGGGTTGATCGTGGTGGCGCCGCTGGTGATCGGGTTGTTCGAGCCGCTGCTCATGCCCGGCGGCGGGCTCGCCGCGAGCGTCGGCGCGGTGCTCGGGACCGGCCCGGGCCGGGGCATCGGGTTCAGCTACGTCGTGCTCGGGCTGCTGATCATCGCGCTCGGCCTGGCGGCGCTGCGCACCCGCGTGCTCTCGCGCTTCGACCAGGACATGCCGGACGCGCTGCCCGACGACGTCGTGGGCATCCAGGCGCTGCGGGAGCGGCGGCAGAAGGAGCGCGTCGATGATTGA
- a CDS encoding class I adenylate-forming enzyme family protein, producing the protein MAETFPGLLRDRAAREPDRVAMRVGGESLTFGAWHDRAARIAAGLDVRRGDRIGLLFDEHDWLGFAAAYVGTQAAGAVAMPISARTPTPEITRLLADFGAADLIHGTGLTPGRGRPLPDVVADRPGGVDVRPGDLAQILFTSGTTGRPKGVSATHANLTYGYHPRMRRRPLAHSKLFLHAFPLGTNAAQTMLFNALTAEPAALVLPRFDAGEFCALIEENRVGTAFLVPAMAIDLVASGALDRYDLSSVLLLGSTAAALPPEIAKKLAEAFKNADIVNYYSSTEAAPAQTVMIFDPDRPAAVGQPSDGDLRITDAAGRPLPTGETGEVWLRSPTTARTYFGDANATSAVFRDGWIRMGDLGRLDDEGYLYLVDRESDVIKSGAFKISTLRIEAELYAHPDVRAAAVLGLPHPVLGSVPAAAVVLRRPVDDLRTFAAARLARHEVPAHWLIVDALPRNDAGKVLKRELRDLFDAPSEPAAPASDAEARLARLWARALGRDVPAGADFFAAGGDSFAAARFAALAAEEFGVEVPVSFVFDFPDLAAQAAHLADQRPAAGVPVDVPDGVPLSSLQEYFLRWLGETAEPRAVSAVAVAIRITDLLDVPALRRALDDVVARHDALRTVFPGKAVVLDRCEPDFDVVLAGDPVRQACSELERPFDLAHGPLVRALVIEEGPEEFVLVLGVHHLVFDGHSMGVLLRELGECYAGQGHRLPPAGRAADVSAWARTRWPEAREFWRRTLDGAPATLSGAPRSAEVAAFDGHSVPFEIPVALVERLRAKVAEQRATVYMGLLSVWAKAMAEWAGSDEVVVMSPLPGRTKPEFDTVVGCLVQSLLLRIDVSDDPPFEKLLPRVRQVVLDATEHQYYPYEEFSRRIPQPAWLRFERWGGPVHFPGLDSGPVELPRELMFSWPMPGPDLSVPELALTEHPDGRITGWLVHNRLTYEPTAIDRLAELVLAQLREVR; encoded by the coding sequence ATGGCTGAAACCTTCCCCGGGCTGCTGCGCGACCGCGCGGCCCGCGAACCCGATCGCGTCGCGATGCGCGTCGGCGGCGAATCGCTGACCTTCGGCGCGTGGCACGACCGGGCGGCGCGGATCGCGGCCGGGCTGGACGTCCGGCGCGGCGACCGGATCGGGCTGCTCTTCGACGAGCACGACTGGCTCGGCTTCGCGGCCGCCTACGTCGGGACACAGGCGGCCGGAGCGGTCGCGATGCCGATCTCCGCACGCACACCCACCCCCGAAATCACCAGGCTGCTCGCCGACTTCGGCGCGGCGGACCTGATCCACGGCACCGGCCTCACGCCCGGCCGAGGACGGCCGCTCCCCGACGTCGTCGCGGACCGGCCGGGCGGCGTCGACGTCCGGCCCGGCGACCTCGCCCAGATCCTGTTCACCTCGGGGACGACGGGCCGGCCGAAGGGCGTCAGCGCGACCCACGCCAACCTGACCTACGGCTACCACCCGCGGATGCGGCGGCGGCCGCTCGCCCACTCGAAACTGTTCCTGCACGCTTTCCCGCTCGGCACCAACGCGGCGCAGACGATGCTGTTCAACGCCCTCACCGCCGAGCCCGCCGCGCTGGTCCTGCCCCGCTTCGACGCCGGCGAGTTCTGCGCGCTGATCGAAGAAAACCGGGTCGGAACGGCGTTCCTGGTTCCCGCCATGGCGATCGACCTCGTCGCGAGCGGCGCGCTCGACCGGTACGACCTGTCATCGGTGCTGCTGCTCGGCTCGACCGCCGCCGCGCTGCCGCCGGAGATCGCCAAGAAGCTGGCTGAGGCGTTCAAGAACGCGGACATCGTCAACTACTACAGCTCGACCGAAGCCGCGCCGGCGCAGACGGTGATGATCTTCGACCCGGACCGGCCCGCGGCGGTCGGGCAGCCTTCCGACGGCGACCTGAGGATCACCGACGCCGCCGGCCGCCCGCTGCCGACCGGCGAAACCGGCGAGGTCTGGCTGCGCTCGCCGACCACCGCGCGGACCTACTTCGGCGACGCGAACGCGACTTCGGCGGTGTTCCGCGACGGCTGGATCCGCATGGGCGACCTCGGCCGGCTCGACGACGAGGGGTACCTCTACCTCGTCGACCGCGAGAGCGACGTGATCAAGTCCGGCGCGTTCAAGATCTCGACCCTGCGGATCGAGGCGGAGCTGTACGCGCATCCGGACGTCCGCGCGGCCGCCGTGCTCGGACTGCCGCATCCCGTGCTCGGCTCGGTGCCCGCTGCGGCCGTCGTCCTGCGCCGACCCGTCGACGACCTCCGGACCTTCGCCGCGGCCCGGCTGGCGCGGCACGAGGTCCCGGCGCACTGGCTGATCGTCGACGCCCTGCCGCGCAATGACGCCGGGAAGGTACTCAAACGCGAGCTGCGCGACCTCTTCGACGCGCCCTCCGAGCCCGCCGCCCCGGCCTCCGATGCCGAGGCGCGGCTCGCCCGGCTCTGGGCGCGAGCGCTCGGCCGCGACGTCCCGGCGGGCGCGGACTTCTTCGCGGCGGGCGGCGATTCGTTCGCCGCCGCCCGGTTCGCCGCGCTCGCGGCCGAGGAGTTCGGCGTCGAAGTACCGGTGTCCTTCGTGTTCGACTTCCCCGATCTCGCCGCACAGGCCGCGCATCTCGCCGACCAGCGCCCCGCCGCCGGAGTGCCGGTCGACGTGCCGGACGGGGTCCCGCTCAGCTCCCTGCAGGAGTACTTCCTGCGGTGGCTCGGCGAGACGGCCGAGCCGCGGGCGGTGTCGGCGGTCGCGGTGGCGATCCGGATCACCGACCTCCTCGACGTCCCGGCGCTGCGCCGCGCGCTGGACGACGTCGTCGCCCGGCACGACGCGCTGCGCACGGTGTTCCCCGGCAAAGCCGTGGTGCTGGACCGCTGCGAGCCGGACTTCGACGTGGTCCTCGCCGGCGACCCGGTGCGGCAGGCGTGTTCCGAGCTGGAGCGGCCGTTCGACCTCGCGCACGGCCCGCTCGTCCGGGCGCTGGTGATCGAGGAAGGCCCGGAGGAGTTCGTCCTGGTGCTCGGTGTGCACCACCTCGTCTTCGACGGGCACTCGATGGGCGTGCTGCTGCGCGAACTCGGCGAGTGCTACGCGGGCCAGGGCCACCGGCTGCCGCCGGCCGGTCGCGCAGCCGACGTCTCGGCCTGGGCGCGGACCCGCTGGCCGGAGGCACGCGAGTTCTGGCGGCGCACCCTCGATGGCGCCCCGGCCACCCTCTCCGGCGCACCGCGCTCGGCCGAAGTCGCGGCGTTCGATGGACATTCCGTGCCCTTCGAGATTCCCGTAGCGCTGGTCGAGCGGCTGCGCGCGAAGGTCGCCGAGCAGCGCGCGACCGTCTACATGGGACTCCTGTCCGTGTGGGCCAAGGCGATGGCGGAGTGGGCGGGCAGCGACGAGGTCGTCGTGATGTCGCCGCTGCCCGGGCGCACCAAGCCGGAGTTCGACACCGTCGTCGGCTGCCTCGTCCAATCACTGCTGCTGCGCATCGACGTCTCCGACGATCCGCCGTTCGAGAAGCTGCTCCCCCGCGTCCGGCAGGTCGTGCTCGACGCGACCGAGCACCAGTACTACCCGTACGAGGAGTTCAGCCGCCGGATCCCCCAGCCGGCGTGGCTGCGTTTCGAACGCTGGGGCGGGCCGGTGCACTTCCCCGGCCTCGACTCCGGACCGGTCGAGCTGCCGCGCGAGCTGATGTTCTCGTGGCCGATGCCGGGGCCGGACCTGAGCGTGCCGGAACTGGCTCTCACCGAGCATCCGGACGGCCGGATCACCGGCTGGCTCGTGCACAACCGGCTCACCTACGAGCCGACGGCGATCGACCGGCTCGCCGAGCTCGTCCTGGCCCAGCTGAGGGAGGTCCGATGA
- a CDS encoding glycosyltransferase, translating into MRIALSCRDLAVDRLLGDGARVFARAREAAGAGHQVFLVAEELPPSRNDDRVGWVPTAPARPDHRYFTEAHRYADRVLDTLRTLGDLDVVEFLDAGAEGLSTIRAKRLLGEFPGTTLCVVRCPWSTAADGPAAHRPLTAEHQFTAFAERYCAEHADVTTAVATSVAPAASRTGPEVWRLGAYRPDAGIETFLDAAALVLDLHPETRFELRGEDTPTDPLGKSYRDHLRRGLPDRLRHAVTFGGALRDEDERLGARCVLPAGDAECPSTAAFALSRGCTVVAPKGSTAADVVEQHGGGIVVAPDDPAALAEALFAEAPACTEDRAALSFPQVEAVTTPVEPGLVSVVIPLFDQGRFLSGALASVRAAGYDDVEIVVVDDGSTDPGTVAAFDALSGVVKVRQPNAGLSAARNAGIAASHGRYIVPLDADDELPPGFLGPAVTALARHPELSYVVGHLRYTGLLDHVQAPLGYAGDVSVVVNTHGRATGVFRREALHAVGGYDESLPAYEDWDLYLRLARAGLEGDVAPVEGQRYRRHAGSMTFGHTSDDRRELTQLLLRRHAADLPPDRSLPLLLTLAELWKSGYEPSASARLLEAGDG; encoded by the coding sequence ATGCGGATCGCGCTTTCCTGTCGTGACCTCGCCGTCGACCGGCTGCTCGGTGACGGCGCACGGGTCTTCGCGCGAGCCCGCGAAGCGGCCGGCGCCGGCCATCAGGTCTTCCTGGTCGCCGAGGAGCTGCCACCGTCGAGGAACGACGATCGCGTCGGGTGGGTCCCGACCGCGCCCGCGCGGCCGGACCACCGCTACTTCACCGAGGCGCACCGCTATGCCGACCGCGTCCTCGACACCCTCCGCACGCTCGGCGACCTCGACGTCGTCGAGTTCCTCGACGCCGGGGCCGAGGGCCTGAGCACGATCCGGGCGAAACGGCTGCTCGGCGAGTTCCCGGGCACCACGCTCTGCGTCGTCCGCTGCCCGTGGTCGACCGCCGCCGACGGCCCCGCCGCGCACCGGCCGCTCACCGCGGAGCACCAGTTCACCGCGTTCGCCGAGCGCTACTGCGCCGAGCACGCCGACGTCACCACCGCGGTCGCGACGTCCGTGGCGCCCGCCGCGAGCCGGACCGGACCCGAGGTGTGGCGGCTCGGCGCGTACCGGCCGGACGCCGGGATCGAGACGTTCCTCGACGCCGCCGCGCTCGTGCTCGACCTCCACCCGGAAACCCGGTTCGAGCTGCGCGGCGAGGACACCCCGACCGATCCGCTCGGCAAGTCCTATCGCGACCACCTGCGCCGCGGCCTGCCGGACCGCCTCAGGCACGCGGTCACCTTCGGCGGCGCGCTCCGGGACGAGGACGAGCGGCTGGGTGCCCGCTGTGTCCTCCCGGCCGGCGACGCCGAATGCCCGAGCACCGCCGCGTTCGCCCTGTCGCGCGGGTGCACCGTCGTGGCGCCGAAAGGCAGTACCGCGGCCGACGTCGTCGAGCAGCACGGCGGCGGCATCGTCGTCGCCCCGGACGACCCGGCCGCACTCGCCGAAGCTCTGTTCGCCGAGGCACCGGCGTGTACCGAGGACAGAGCGGCACTCAGCTTCCCGCAGGTCGAGGCCGTCACCACGCCGGTCGAGCCGGGGCTGGTGAGCGTCGTGATCCCGCTGTTCGACCAGGGCCGGTTCCTGTCCGGCGCGCTCGCCTCCGTGCGCGCCGCCGGGTACGACGACGTCGAGATCGTGGTGGTCGACGACGGGTCCACCGATCCCGGGACCGTCGCGGCGTTCGACGCACTGTCCGGCGTGGTCAAGGTGCGCCAGCCCAACGCCGGGCTGTCCGCCGCCCGCAACGCCGGGATCGCCGCGAGCCACGGCCGCTACATCGTGCCGCTCGACGCCGACGACGAGCTGCCGCCGGGATTCCTCGGCCCCGCCGTCACCGCGCTCGCGCGGCACCCGGAACTGTCCTATGTGGTCGGTCACCTGCGCTACACCGGGCTGCTGGACCACGTCCAGGCCCCGCTCGGGTACGCCGGCGACGTCAGCGTGGTGGTCAACACCCACGGCCGCGCGACCGGCGTGTTCCGCAGGGAAGCCCTGCACGCCGTCGGTGGTTACGACGAGAGCCTGCCCGCGTACGAGGACTGGGACCTGTACCTGCGGCTGGCCCGCGCGGGTCTCGAAGGCGATGTCGCGCCGGTCGAGGGCCAGCGGTACCGGCGGCACGCCGGCTCGATGACGTTCGGCCACACCAGCGACGACCGGCGCGAGCTGACCCAGCTGCTGCTGCGCAGGCACGCGGCGGACCTGCCGCCGGACCGGTCCCTGCCGCTGCTGCTGACGCTGGCCGAGCTGTGGAAATCCGGTTACGAGCCGAGCGCGTCGGCCCGGCTGCTGGAGGCGGGCGATGGCTGA
- a CDS encoding HAD family hydrolase has product MRALIFDFDGLLVDTEASAFRAWRQVLAGYGADLPLPVWQAVIGGQSSVAAVLSHLEHAVGTVDREAVVARWRDTNRAFAARMPLRDGVGEFLSAARADGLRLAVASGATRDWVSEHLDRVGVSGHFAVVSALDGHRPKPAPDVYLAALDALGVPASDAMAFEDSPTGVAAAVAAGLRCVAVPNEVTSGLAFPGAERVLPSFVAVTPGDIAHDRSKCHRH; this is encoded by the coding sequence ATGCGCGCGCTGATCTTCGACTTCGACGGGCTGCTGGTGGACACCGAGGCCTCGGCCTTCCGCGCCTGGCGGCAGGTGCTGGCCGGGTACGGCGCCGACCTGCCGCTGCCGGTGTGGCAGGCGGTGATCGGCGGGCAGTCGAGCGTCGCCGCCGTGCTCTCCCACCTGGAACACGCGGTCGGGACGGTCGATCGCGAGGCCGTGGTCGCGCGGTGGCGGGACACGAACCGGGCCTTCGCCGCCCGGATGCCGCTGCGGGACGGCGTCGGCGAGTTCCTCTCGGCCGCGCGGGCCGACGGGCTGCGGCTCGCCGTCGCGTCGGGCGCGACGCGCGACTGGGTGAGCGAGCATCTGGACCGGGTTGGGGTGAGCGGCCACTTCGCGGTCGTTTCCGCCTTGGACGGGCACCGGCCCAAGCCCGCGCCGGACGTCTACCTGGCCGCACTCGACGCGCTCGGGGTGCCCGCCTCCGACGCCATGGCCTTCGAGGACAGTCCGACCGGCGTCGCCGCCGCGGTCGCGGCCGGGCTGCGCTGCGTCGCCGTGCCGAACGAGGTGACGTCCGGGCTGGCCTTCCCGGGCGCAGAGCGGGTGCTGCCGTCCTTCGTCGCGGTCACTCCGGGCGATATCGCCCATGATCGATCAAAATGCCACAGACATTGA